A window from Herbaspirillum sp. meg3 encodes these proteins:
- a CDS encoding MFS family transporter gives MIKQDLSKAADTRQRIFAIFGASSGNLVEWFDFYVYSFCAIYFAPAFFPKGDTTTQLLNTAGVFAAGFLMRPIGGWLFGRIADKHGRRRSMMISVLMMCGGSLMIAFMPTYAAIGAAAPFLLLVARLFQGLSVGGEYGTSATYMSEVAPKNNRGFFASFQYVTLIGGQLLAVLVLVVMQQTLSNEELRAWGWRVPFVLGAAGALVALYLRSSLTETASDETRKKKEAGTFAGLWKHKGAFFTVVGFTAGGSLMFYTFTTYMQKYLVNTAGMNAKTASAVMTGALFVYMVLQPLFGALSDRIGRRNMMLCFGVLGTLCTVPILHLLKDVTDPYAAFGLAILALAIVSFYTSISGLIKAEMFPPEVRALCVGLSYAVGNALFGGSAEFVALSFKAAGMESSFYWYVSIMCAIALLISFRMKDPTKVGYLKDED, from the coding sequence ATGATCAAGCAAGACCTTTCAAAAGCAGCCGATACGCGGCAGCGTATTTTCGCCATTTTTGGCGCCTCGTCCGGCAATCTGGTGGAGTGGTTCGACTTTTACGTCTACTCCTTCTGCGCCATTTATTTCGCACCGGCATTTTTCCCCAAGGGCGACACCACGACGCAATTGCTCAATACCGCCGGCGTCTTTGCGGCCGGCTTCCTGATGCGTCCTATCGGCGGCTGGCTGTTTGGCCGTATCGCCGACAAGCACGGCCGTCGCCGTTCGATGATGATTTCCGTATTGATGATGTGCGGCGGTTCGCTGATGATCGCCTTCATGCCGACCTACGCTGCGATTGGCGCCGCAGCGCCTTTCCTGCTGCTGGTGGCGCGTCTGTTCCAGGGCTTGTCGGTTGGCGGCGAGTACGGCACCAGCGCCACCTACATGAGTGAAGTTGCGCCGAAGAACAATCGAGGCTTCTTCGCCTCTTTCCAATACGTCACGCTGATCGGCGGCCAGTTGCTGGCGGTGCTGGTATTGGTCGTGATGCAGCAGACACTGAGCAACGAAGAACTGCGTGCCTGGGGCTGGCGCGTGCCGTTCGTGCTGGGTGCTGCCGGTGCATTGGTCGCGCTGTATCTGCGCAGCTCGCTGACTGAAACCGCCAGCGACGAAACCCGCAAGAAGAAAGAAGCCGGCACCTTCGCCGGTTTGTGGAAACACAAGGGCGCGTTCTTCACCGTCGTCGGTTTTACCGCCGGTGGGTCACTGATGTTCTATACCTTCACCACCTACATGCAGAAATACCTGGTCAACACTGCCGGGATGAATGCCAAAACCGCCAGCGCCGTCATGACGGGTGCGCTGTTCGTCTACATGGTGCTGCAACCGCTGTTCGGCGCGCTGTCCGACAGGATCGGCCGTCGCAACATGATGCTGTGCTTCGGCGTGCTTGGAACCTTGTGTACCGTTCCCATCCTGCATTTGCTGAAAGACGTCACTGATCCCTACGCGGCTTTCGGCCTGGCGATCCTGGCGCTGGCGATCGTCAGCTTCTACACCTCGATCAGCGGCCTGATCAAGGCGGAAATGTTCCCGCCGGAAGTGCGTGCGCTGTGCGTCGGTCTGTCGTACGCGGTGGGTAATGCGCTGTTCGGCGGCTCGGCTGAATTCGTCGCACTGTCGTTCAAGGCGGCGGGCATGGAGTCCAGCTTCTACTGGTATGTCTCGATCATGTGTGCGATTGCCTTGTTGATTTCTTTCCGCATGAAGGATCCAACCAAGGTCGGCTACCTCAAAGACGAGGACTGA
- a CDS encoding ATP-binding protein — protein MTSRKTPILITVVALCAVAVFFATYFIAAGKARNDLRAAGQRQLQIVALDLQSILDKFETMPFALGALADVDQVLHHPDDAEAVARLNQTLQSIQRQSRVLAIYMMDDKGMTLAASNWNEETSFVGRDFGFRPYFSEALAGRFGRFYGIGNVSSEPGYFMAQPIYPAGVPRGQGAPIGVMTVKVDLSEFEHTWRSSDDPITLVDGSGVVFLSNRPLWKYHSLRPLDSRRQQELAGTHQYADQPITSVGSLHREQRRGFGEHIMQAIPRQGWQLMLFPSQARVARVAMLWAMWVALVMAIAAISLWALYQRRRRLQERLESRDALRRAAQELDATIAVRTQELRVANQALEGRYAKLQQTESLLRSTQNELVQAGKLAMLGQMAAGMTHELNQPLAAIRAFADNAVQFMRRGQLPQVEENLEHISSASAHMGKIIGQLKGFARKSGDAIAVVDLPQTVEAAVLLLRNEFQQQAVAIEIDVRHPVQVMGDAVRTEQVLINLLRNAIDAVDSVELVADKRVTVILDREGIGAGAEVVIRIRDTGPGIPDEVVPHLFEPFFTTKSTGKGLGLGLAISSSIVQAMNGQLSAHNLPEGGAEFMVRLPDISE, from the coding sequence ATGACTTCCCGCAAGACTCCGATATTGATCACCGTCGTCGCGCTGTGCGCGGTGGCGGTTTTTTTTGCGACCTATTTTATCGCTGCAGGCAAGGCGCGCAATGACTTGCGTGCCGCCGGTCAGCGCCAGCTGCAGATCGTCGCGCTGGACTTGCAGTCGATACTCGACAAGTTCGAGACCATGCCCTTTGCGCTCGGTGCTCTGGCTGATGTCGATCAGGTGCTGCATCATCCCGACGACGCTGAAGCTGTCGCGCGTCTTAATCAAACCTTGCAATCGATCCAGCGCCAGTCGCGCGTGCTGGCGATTTACATGATGGACGACAAGGGCATGACCCTGGCGGCCAGCAACTGGAACGAAGAGACCAGCTTTGTCGGCCGCGATTTCGGCTTCCGGCCTTACTTCAGCGAAGCGCTGGCCGGCCGCTTCGGCCGCTTTTACGGCATCGGCAATGTGTCGAGCGAGCCAGGCTATTTCATGGCGCAGCCGATTTATCCGGCGGGTGTGCCGCGCGGTCAGGGCGCGCCCATCGGCGTCATGACCGTCAAAGTCGATTTGTCCGAATTCGAACATACCTGGCGCAGCAGCGATGATCCGATCACGCTGGTGGATGGCAGTGGGGTGGTGTTCCTGAGTAATCGTCCCCTGTGGAAATATCACAGCCTGCGCCCGCTCGATAGCCGCAGACAGCAAGAACTGGCCGGCACGCATCAGTACGCCGACCAGCCGATCACCTCGGTGGGCTCCCTGCACAGGGAGCAGCGGCGCGGTTTCGGCGAGCACATCATGCAGGCCATCCCCAGGCAAGGATGGCAACTGATGCTGTTTCCCTCGCAGGCACGCGTCGCTCGCGTAGCCATGTTGTGGGCAATGTGGGTGGCGCTGGTGATGGCGATTGCGGCGATTTCCTTATGGGCGCTCTATCAGCGCAGACGGCGTTTGCAAGAACGGCTGGAGTCGCGCGATGCCTTGCGCCGCGCCGCGCAGGAGCTGGACGCCACCATCGCCGTGCGCACCCAGGAACTGCGCGTTGCCAATCAGGCACTTGAAGGCCGTTACGCCAAGCTGCAGCAGACCGAAAGCCTGTTGCGTTCCACCCAGAACGAACTGGTGCAGGCCGGTAAGCTCGCGATGCTGGGCCAGATGGCCGCAGGCATGACGCATGAGCTGAACCAGCCGCTGGCCGCTATTCGCGCCTTTGCCGACAACGCCGTGCAGTTCATGCGGCGCGGCCAGTTGCCGCAGGTTGAAGAAAACCTCGAACATATCAGCAGCGCCAGCGCCCACATGGGCAAGATCATCGGTCAGCTCAAAGGTTTTGCGCGCAAGAGCGGCGACGCCATCGCTGTGGTGGATTTGCCGCAGACGGTGGAAGCCGCCGTGCTGTTGCTGCGCAATGAATTTCAGCAGCAGGCGGTTGCCATTGAGATCGACGTGCGTCATCCGGTGCAAGTCATGGGGGATGCCGTACGCACCGAGCAGGTGCTGATCAATCTGCTGCGCAATGCCATTGATGCCGTCGATTCGGTGGAGCTGGTGGCCGACAAGCGTGTGACGGTGATTCTTGATCGCGAAGGTATAGGTGCGGGCGCCGAGGTCGTGATTCGTATCCGCGACACCGGACCGGGTATCCCCGACGAGGTCGTGCCGCATCTGTTTGAGCCTTTCTTCACCACCAAGTCGACCGGCAAAGGTCTGGGCCTCGGACTGGCGATTTCTTCATCTATCGTGCAGGCGATGAACGGCCAGCTGTCGGCGCATAATCTTCCGGAAGGCGGCGCCGAGTTTATGGTGCGCTTGCCTGACATCTCAGAGTAA
- a CDS encoding sigma-54 dependent transcriptional regulator has protein sequence MNKQSPAPAALAILIEDEQSVRKATTQTLELGGFSVQACADAEQALPLLHAGFAGIVVTDVRLPGRSGLEVLDHVVAADADLPVIVVTGHGDVGMAVEAMRAGAYDFIEKPFAAERLVETAKRAQEKRNLVLENRRLKEAWQADPDTPPLVGQSAAMERVRTLIRSVGPTAVDILINGQTGTGKEVVARQLHAASERKGPFVAINCGALPESVFESEIFGHEAGAFTGAQKRRIGKLEYANGGTLFLDEIESMPMTLQVKLLRVLQERRLERLGGNESVIIDCRVVAASKADLLQLSGQGAFREDLYYRIGVVSIDLPRLRERRDDIPLLLAHFIHAAAIRYGREAPAWTAAQMAQWQQRDWLGNVRELRNFADRWVLGVADGVIPDASVSGVALPQQLDVYERSLIEAALTTADGNVALAAEQLGIPKKTLYDKIKKYDLATTR, from the coding sequence ATGAACAAACAATCACCGGCGCCGGCCGCGCTGGCAATACTGATCGAGGACGAGCAAAGCGTACGCAAGGCGACGACCCAGACGCTGGAGTTGGGCGGCTTTTCCGTACAGGCTTGCGCCGACGCCGAACAAGCCTTGCCGCTGTTGCATGCGGGATTTGCCGGCATCGTCGTCACCGATGTGCGGCTGCCGGGCCGTTCCGGTTTGGAGGTGCTGGACCACGTCGTCGCTGCGGATGCCGATCTGCCGGTGATCGTGGTGACCGGCCACGGCGACGTCGGCATGGCGGTCGAGGCGATGCGCGCCGGCGCCTACGATTTCATTGAGAAACCCTTTGCTGCCGAACGTCTGGTGGAGACCGCAAAACGCGCGCAGGAAAAGCGCAATCTGGTTCTCGAAAATCGCCGTCTCAAAGAGGCCTGGCAAGCCGATCCCGATACACCGCCGCTGGTCGGGCAGTCTGCCGCCATGGAGCGCGTGCGTACGCTGATCCGCAGCGTCGGCCCGACCGCCGTGGATATCCTCATCAACGGCCAGACGGGCACCGGCAAGGAAGTCGTGGCGCGCCAGTTACATGCCGCCAGCGAGCGCAAGGGGCCGTTCGTCGCGATCAACTGCGGTGCATTGCCGGAGAGTGTGTTCGAAAGCGAAATCTTTGGTCATGAGGCGGGTGCGTTTACCGGTGCACAAAAGCGCCGCATCGGCAAACTCGAATATGCCAACGGCGGCACGCTCTTTCTCGATGAGATCGAAAGCATGCCCATGACTTTGCAGGTCAAGTTGCTGCGCGTACTGCAGGAGCGCCGGCTGGAACGTTTGGGCGGGAACGAATCGGTCATCATCGATTGCCGTGTGGTTGCCGCCAGCAAGGCGGACTTGCTGCAATTGAGCGGGCAGGGCGCGTTTCGCGAAGACTTGTATTACCGCATCGGTGTGGTCAGTATCGACCTGCCGCGCCTGCGCGAGCGGCGTGACGATATCCCCCTGCTGCTGGCGCACTTCATCCATGCTGCAGCGATCCGCTACGGTCGCGAAGCGCCTGCATGGACGGCTGCGCAGATGGCGCAATGGCAGCAGCGCGACTGGCTGGGAAATGTACGTGAGCTGCGCAATTTTGCCGATCGATGGGTGTTGGGCGTGGCCGATGGTGTCATTCCTGATGCCTCAGTGAGTGGAGTGGCGTTGCCGCAGCAGCTCGACGTCTATGAACGCAGTCTGATCGAGGCGGCACTCACAACCGCGGATGGCAACGTCGCGCTGGCGGCGGAGCAGTTGGGTATTCCCAAAAAGACGCTTTATGACAAGATCAAGAAATACGATCTGGCGACCACACGCTGA
- a CDS encoding dienelactone hydrolase family protein, giving the protein MKHTAVSRHATVFLRLILCLLLFVAASAWRSPAYAQQKITFPSAEYANKFEMARKPGKPIEIVGYLSLPTIPVSGKIPVVIIAHGSAGIEAKDTAFWAPYFNKLGFASFVVDSFTPRGVKSTVDDQALVSNAADTADAFFALKFIAADPRFDANRVGIIGFSRGGLAANETSTKTFRDNVLRADKNLQFAFHIPVYAGCQNSRYRKNGSFDRTGAPMLFLMGSKDDYTPAGFCLDQIKGMQQEYPDVIDYRVYEGANHSFDNNQGAHYLPTGTSTRDCPMVETDIPSWARSIVPTGQRLSLAEENQMYKDCVKRGVTVGSYDSKYRNMAAKDIEDFLRKIKMID; this is encoded by the coding sequence ATGAAGCACACTGCCGTCAGCCGTCACGCGACTGTTTTTCTGCGACTCATTCTGTGCTTGCTATTGTTTGTCGCCGCGTCGGCATGGCGATCACCAGCGTACGCCCAGCAAAAGATCACTTTCCCCTCGGCGGAATACGCCAACAAATTCGAGATGGCCAGGAAGCCGGGCAAGCCCATTGAAATCGTTGGCTATCTCTCGCTACCCACGATCCCTGTCAGTGGCAAAATCCCGGTCGTGATCATCGCCCACGGCAGCGCCGGGATTGAAGCTAAGGACACCGCATTCTGGGCACCGTATTTCAACAAGCTGGGCTTTGCCAGCTTCGTTGTGGATTCATTTACGCCGCGTGGCGTGAAGAGTACGGTCGATGACCAGGCGCTGGTGAGCAATGCGGCGGACACCGCAGATGCATTTTTCGCGTTGAAATTTATTGCGGCGGATCCGCGTTTCGACGCCAACAGAGTCGGCATCATCGGCTTCAGCCGCGGCGGCCTGGCTGCCAATGAAACGTCGACTAAAACTTTCCGCGACAATGTTCTGCGTGCGGACAAAAATCTGCAATTTGCTTTCCATATTCCTGTCTACGCAGGATGCCAGAATTCGCGTTATCGCAAGAATGGCAGCTTTGATCGCACCGGTGCGCCGATGCTGTTTTTGATGGGCAGCAAGGACGACTACACACCGGCCGGGTTCTGTCTCGATCAGATCAAAGGCATGCAACAAGAGTATCCGGACGTGATCGACTATCGTGTCTATGAAGGCGCCAACCACAGCTTCGATAACAATCAAGGCGCGCATTATCTGCCGACGGGCACGTCAACACGGGACTGCCCGATGGTGGAAACCGACATCCCCTCCTGGGCCAGATCTATCGTCCCGACCGGCCAACGCCTCTCGCTCGCGGAAGAAAATCAGATGTACAAAGATTGCGTGAAGCGAGGCGTGACGGTCGGATCCTACGACAGTAAATACCGCAACATGGCTGCAAAAGATATCGAGGATTTCCTGCGCAAGATCAAGATGATCGACTGA
- the gstA gene encoding glutathione transferase GstA encodes MKLYFAPETCSFSPHIVLHELGLPFDLVKVNNQTKQTSDGEDFLTINPKGYVAALQLTNGEVLTEGVAILQYLADLKPEAGLAPINGSWERVRLQEMLNFITSEIHAGLSPLFNVEIPEEVKQVFKAKLNKRFDQIENTLQRHDYLLGDAFTVADAYLFTVLQWTRFFAIDLSGWPGIAAYLARIRVRPSVQAALQREAVFH; translated from the coding sequence ATGAAACTTTATTTTGCACCTGAAACCTGCTCTTTTTCACCGCACATTGTCTTGCATGAACTCGGCTTGCCTTTCGATCTGGTCAAGGTCAATAACCAGACCAAACAGACCTCGGACGGCGAGGATTTCTTGACGATCAATCCGAAGGGATACGTCGCAGCGCTGCAGCTGACCAATGGCGAAGTACTGACCGAAGGCGTCGCCATCCTGCAATACCTCGCGGACTTGAAACCCGAAGCGGGACTGGCACCGATCAATGGCTCATGGGAACGCGTGCGCTTGCAGGAGATGCTGAATTTCATCACCAGCGAGATACACGCTGGCCTGAGTCCACTCTTCAATGTCGAAATTCCGGAAGAAGTGAAACAAGTATTTAAAGCCAAACTGAATAAACGTTTTGACCAGATCGAGAACACGCTGCAGCGACACGACTATCTGCTGGGGGATGCCTTCACCGTAGCGGATGCTTATCTTTTCACGGTGCTGCAATGGACTCGCTTCTTTGCGATTGATCTCAGTGGCTGGCCGGGTATCGCGGCTTATCTGGCGCGCATTCGCGTCCGCCCCTCGGTGCAGGCCGCGTTACAACGTGAAGCGGTCTTTCATTGA
- a CDS encoding helix-turn-helix domain-containing protein produces MKENVSGCPVEEAMSLVGGRWRMLIAHFLLDGPKRFNQLRRDIPNISQRMLTLELRALEETGMVLRTVYPEVPVRVEYALTGDGERLKPLLEMLHTFGRWLKARPPREESEQDAESDGAARKGMTTIRIQKMTKGTAKNMRKETAK; encoded by the coding sequence ATGAAAGAGAACGTATCCGGCTGCCCGGTTGAAGAAGCGATGAGTCTTGTCGGCGGTCGCTGGCGCATGTTGATTGCGCACTTCCTGCTTGACGGTCCGAAGCGATTCAATCAATTGCGCAGGGATATTCCCAATATCTCGCAGCGCATGCTCACACTGGAGTTGCGGGCCTTGGAGGAAACCGGAATGGTCTTGCGCACCGTCTACCCGGAGGTGCCGGTGCGCGTGGAATATGCACTGACCGGTGATGGAGAGCGACTCAAGCCCTTGCTCGAGATGCTGCATACCTTCGGTCGCTGGCTCAAGGCCCGGCCGCCGCGAGAAGAGAGCGAGCAGGACGCAGAAAGCGACGGCGCGGCGCGCAAGGGCATGACCACGATACGGATACAAAAAATGACTAAGGGTACGGCCAAAAATATGAGAAAGGAAACCGCAAAGTAA
- a CDS encoding thiopurine S-methyltransferase encodes MEAEFWLERWRDGRTHFHQTRVTPLLQKYWPTLGLPKDSRVLVPLAGKSLDMLWLAEQGHHVLGAELSQLAVEQFFSENNLQPAIHDSAYGSHYVTGNIEIICGDIFKLDAAILSTCSGVYDRAALVALPTAMRAQYAQHVYGQLADDYRGILITLDYPQDQMDGPPFSVQDAEVQSIYSAHSDASIIDRRDILDKEPKFLERGVSRLDTVVYKLQRRA; translated from the coding sequence ATGGAAGCAGAATTCTGGCTGGAGCGCTGGCGCGACGGGCGTACGCATTTTCATCAAACGCGTGTGACGCCGCTGCTGCAGAAATATTGGCCCACGCTTGGCCTGCCGAAAGACAGCCGCGTCCTCGTGCCACTGGCGGGCAAGTCGCTGGATATGCTGTGGCTGGCGGAACAAGGACATCACGTGTTGGGAGCCGAGTTGTCTCAACTGGCGGTGGAACAGTTTTTCAGTGAGAACAATCTGCAGCCGGCTATCCATGATTCTGCATACGGCAGTCACTACGTCACCGGTAACATTGAAATCATCTGCGGCGATATCTTCAAGCTCGATGCGGCGATCTTGTCGACCTGTTCCGGCGTGTACGACCGCGCTGCGCTGGTGGCCTTGCCAACAGCCATGCGTGCCCAGTATGCGCAGCACGTCTACGGCCAGTTGGCGGATGATTATCGCGGCATCCTGATCACGCTCGATTATCCGCAGGATCAGATGGATGGTCCGCCTTTCTCGGTGCAGGACGCGGAAGTGCAATCGATCTATTCTGCGCACTCCGACGCGTCCATCATCGACCGGCGCGATATTCTGGACAAGGAACCGAAGTTCCTGGAACGCGGCGTAAGCCGGCTGGATACGGTGGTGTACAAGCTGCAGCGTCGGGCTTGA
- the mobV gene encoding MobV family relaxase, whose amino-acid sequence MTTNFAVLTPIRKLKTVRDIGGAGAHNDRSRPPLNARTVQGRSLQPRVLHGPPISRELVRYVREKIYPLARRKDAVLAVEQIMSASPGYFGQDWREGDPHVEIWVEKAAQWAKATHGDNLISLVLHLDETNPHIHMVFVPLIEGRLCCKDYTSRKRLIGWQTSYANSMSNFGLERGIPASVSKVKATSLQDFYRVLNAPLRDAPEEPKLAPYPTRPRLSIFRPESVMIEHEAKCQQIAVANQVLISNWKEEQRNWLFAVSAHAKQAKISEMLRNQLFKALKDQEQLVSKRGEELAKIALAPHKDKLDEHSLVKSENEVLKATVDSLRTKAVALDKEKMMLAKNLAQMIKKEHAVKLAHLMEVSLVGGKADIFDALLRDGRAENFYEAVVQVTERINIRDGIDLYEIAEWIGDYQQANSGEG is encoded by the coding sequence ATGACAACCAACTTCGCGGTCTTGACGCCGATCCGAAAGCTAAAAACAGTCAGGGATATTGGCGGAGCAGGGGCTCACAACGATCGGTCGCGGCCGCCACTTAATGCTCGTACAGTTCAGGGACGATCATTGCAGCCGAGGGTCTTGCATGGACCACCGATATCACGAGAGCTTGTTCGATATGTTCGAGAGAAAATCTATCCACTCGCGCGGCGCAAAGACGCCGTATTAGCAGTGGAACAGATCATGAGTGCTTCGCCTGGTTATTTTGGTCAGGATTGGCGGGAGGGTGATCCTCATGTGGAGATCTGGGTGGAAAAGGCAGCTCAATGGGCTAAGGCGACGCATGGAGATAATTTAATCTCTCTGGTTTTACATCTCGACGAGACGAATCCACACATTCATATGGTCTTCGTTCCGTTGATTGAAGGACGGCTATGTTGTAAGGATTACACATCAAGAAAAAGGCTGATTGGTTGGCAAACTAGTTATGCCAATAGTATGAGTAACTTCGGGCTTGAGCGAGGAATCCCAGCTTCCGTTTCGAAGGTGAAGGCAACAAGTTTGCAGGATTTCTATAGGGTGTTAAATGCCCCCTTACGGGATGCTCCAGAGGAGCCAAAATTAGCCCCCTATCCAACACGACCGCGGTTGAGCATTTTTCGTCCTGAATCAGTAATGATTGAACACGAGGCGAAATGTCAGCAAATCGCTGTCGCAAACCAGGTTCTAATTTCAAATTGGAAGGAGGAGCAGAGAAACTGGCTGTTTGCTGTTTCTGCGCACGCCAAGCAAGCAAAAATCAGCGAGATGCTACGAAACCAATTGTTTAAGGCACTCAAGGATCAGGAACAGTTGGTTTCGAAAAGGGGGGAGGAATTGGCGAAGATAGCGTTAGCGCCTCACAAAGACAAGTTAGACGAGCATTCCTTGGTGAAATCTGAAAACGAGGTTTTGAAAGCAACCGTGGATTCACTGAGAACTAAGGCTGTAGCTCTCGATAAGGAAAAGATGATGCTGGCAAAAAACTTAGCTCAGATGATTAAGAAGGAGCATGCTGTGAAACTAGCTCATCTTATGGAAGTATCTCTGGTTGGAGGAAAGGCAGACATTTTCGATGCTCTACTTAGAGACGGCCGTGCTGAAAATTTTTATGAAGCGGTGGTACAAGTCACGGAACGAATTAACATTCGAGATGGCATTGACCTCTATGAAATCGCGGAATGGATCGGCGATTATCAACAGGCTAATTCTGGCGAAGGATAG